The following are encoded in a window of Ruminiclostridium herbifermentans genomic DNA:
- a CDS encoding MerR family transcriptional regulator: MDVLKERYSITELSEYLNITDHALRFYEKEFGLKIPKDSRGRRYYTTNHANLMYQIKTMRDQGLELKAIRKILEDENIIEEQQQFSKFNGENLPAVINSSSNQLSSQELTTIVETLNTIKNELLGNVSAEIQSSRESLAKDILKSKLELGACIENSNRKLEIKLDKHFQEVDRSLTEWRERKNSSLSGKLKKLIGR, encoded by the coding sequence ATGGACGTTTTGAAAGAAAGATATTCAATAACGGAGTTAAGTGAATATTTAAATATTACAGATCATGCTTTGAGGTTTTATGAAAAAGAATTTGGTCTGAAAATTCCCAAAGATTCAAGAGGCAGGCGTTATTATACAACAAATCATGCAAACTTAATGTATCAAATTAAAACTATGCGAGACCAAGGACTCGAACTTAAAGCAATTAGGAAAATCCTCGAAGATGAAAACATTATTGAAGAACAGCAACAGTTCTCTAAGTTTAATGGTGAAAATTTGCCAGCAGTAATAAATTCTAGTTCTAATCAACTAAGCAGTCAAGAATTAACCACAATAGTGGAAACCTTAAATACCATAAAAAATGAACTTTTAGGCAATGTTTCAGCGGAAATTCAATCCTCAAGGGAATCTTTGGCAAAAGATATATTAAAATCTAAATTAGAACTTGGAGCTTGCATTGAAAATAGCAATCGAAAGTTGGAAATTAAGCTTGATAAGCACTTTCAGGAAGTAGATAGATCCCTTACTGAATGGAGAGAGAGAAAAAATTCTTCTTTATCAGGAAAGTTGAAGAAGTTAATTGGAAGATAG